One genomic region from Vibrio sp. STUT-A11 encodes:
- the fruA gene encoding PTS fructose transporter subunit IIBC, with amino-acid sequence MNIAIITACPSGVANSILAAGLLDQAVTKLGWNAKIECQSSIIEPNLLTDADIEQAEAIVIAANTPVDTSRFVGKKVYQSDISAVAKDAEAFLQTAVESATLLEQATVTTAPAEASSSSSVKKIVAITACPTGVAHTFMAAEALDEEGKRRGHQIKVETRGSVGAKNQLTEQEIADADLVIIAADIEVPLDRFNGKKMYRTKTGPALKKTAEEMDKAFEQATVYQHSGAASSEGATEEKKGVYKHLMTGVSHMLPVVVAGGLIIALSFVFGIEAFKEEGTMAAALMNIGGGSAFALMIPVLAGFIAFSIADRPGLAPGLVGGMLASSIGSGFLGGIAAGFIAGYAAKFLADKVSLPQSMEALKPILIIPFVATLFTGLVMIYIVGGPVAGIMNGLTEFLNNMGSDRAVLLGIILGAMMCFDLGGPVNKAAYAFGVGLLASQTYAPMAAIMAAGMVPALGMGLATFLAKKKFEESEREAGKASFVLGLCFISEGAIPFAAKDPMRVIPSCMAGGALTGALSMLFGAKLMAPHGGLFVLLIPNAITPVLMYLVAIAAGTAVTGFTYAFLKNKAEAKQEVTA; translated from the coding sequence ATGAATATTGCCATTATTACAGCCTGTCCAAGTGGTGTTGCAAACAGCATCCTGGCAGCAGGACTACTCGATCAAGCGGTAACTAAACTAGGTTGGAATGCGAAGATTGAATGTCAATCGAGCATCATTGAACCTAATTTGCTTACAGACGCTGACATTGAACAAGCTGAAGCGATCGTTATTGCTGCGAATACTCCAGTTGATACCTCTCGTTTCGTTGGCAAAAAAGTCTATCAATCAGATATCAGCGCTGTAGCAAAAGATGCAGAGGCATTTCTGCAAACAGCTGTAGAGAGTGCGACTTTACTTGAGCAAGCAACAGTAACTACAGCACCTGCAGAAGCTTCTTCTAGCTCTTCAGTTAAGAAAATTGTCGCAATTACAGCGTGTCCTACGGGCGTAGCACATACCTTTATGGCAGCGGAAGCGCTGGATGAAGAAGGTAAACGTCGAGGCCACCAAATCAAAGTGGAAACTCGCGGCTCTGTCGGTGCGAAAAACCAACTGACTGAGCAAGAAATCGCAGACGCGGACTTAGTTATCATCGCTGCAGATATCGAAGTGCCACTTGACCGCTTTAACGGTAAGAAAATGTACCGCACCAAAACAGGTCCTGCGCTTAAGAAAACAGCGGAAGAGATGGATAAAGCCTTTGAGCAGGCTACCGTTTACCAGCACTCTGGCGCTGCATCAAGTGAAGGCGCAACAGAAGAGAAGAAAGGTGTGTACAAACACCTGATGACGGGTGTATCGCACATGCTTCCAGTGGTCGTTGCTGGTGGTTTGATCATCGCCCTATCCTTCGTGTTCGGTATCGAAGCCTTTAAAGAAGAAGGTACTATGGCCGCTGCACTGATGAATATCGGTGGTGGTTCTGCGTTCGCGCTGATGATTCCGGTTCTTGCAGGTTTCATTGCCTTCTCGATTGCTGACCGTCCGGGTCTTGCTCCGGGTTTGGTTGGCGGTATGTTGGCTAGCTCTATCGGATCTGGTTTCTTAGGTGGCATTGCTGCAGGTTTTATTGCGGGTTACGCGGCGAAGTTCTTGGCAGATAAAGTATCACTGCCACAATCTATGGAAGCACTCAAACCGATTCTGATTATTCCTTTCGTTGCGACCCTGTTTACCGGTTTAGTGATGATCTACATTGTTGGTGGTCCGGTTGCAGGTATCATGAATGGTCTGACTGAATTCCTAAACAACATGGGCTCAGACCGTGCAGTGCTACTGGGTATTATCCTTGGCGCAATGATGTGTTTCGACTTGGGTGGTCCGGTAAACAAAGCAGCTTATGCGTTCGGTGTTGGTCTACTGGCTTCTCAAACTTACGCACCAATGGCGGCAATTATGGCTGCTGGTATGGTTCCGGCTCTGGGTATGGGTCTGGCTACATTCCTTGCGAAGAAGAAATTTGAAGAAAGTGAGCGTGAAGCGGGTAAAGCATCATTTGTGCTGGGCTTATGCTTCATCTCTGAAGGTGCAATCCCGTTCGCAGCGAAAGATCCAATGCGCGTTATCCCATCTTGTATGGCAGGTGGTGCGTTAACAGGTGCACTTTCTATGCTGTTCGGTGCAAAACTTATGGCACCACACGGTGGTCTGTTTGTACTACTTATCCCTAACGCAATCACGCCAGTATTGATGTACTTGGTAGCAATTGCTGCAGGTACTGCGGTAACAGGTTTCACTTACGCATTCCTTAAAAACAAAGCAGAAGCAAAGCAAGAAGTTACTGCTTAA
- a CDS encoding efflux RND transporter permease subunit, which yields MNIAEYSIKNKVISWLFIVILAIGGITSFLELGRLEDPAFTIKEAMIISTYPGATSKEVEEELTYPLEKEIRKLPYIDFITSTSSDGMSQIMVSMKMDYGPDELPQIWDEMRRKINDLQPNLPQGVQSLQIIDDFGDVYGVMLMLTGDDYDYVELKRYADHLTRELELIEGVGKVDISGDQQEMLFVEISLDRLASLNIDMNVVASLLNQQNSVVSAGEVMVNGESLIIRPSGTLNTVEELGNLIIHGRDTGNLIRLKDVATISRGIQEKPSNVILFNGKKAINIAISFASGVNVVEVGERIDAELSNLESIKPAGLDMNYFYNQAQEVDQSVKAFVISLAEAVAIVIIVLLFTMGLRSGVIIGAVLLLTVFGTFILMNYYNIELHRISLGALIIALGMLVDNAIVVVEGILVGLKKGRSKVQSAVDIVKQTQWPLLGATVIAITAFAPIGLSQDATGEFMGSLFWVLCFSLFLSWVTAITLTPFLANLLLKEEDKEVGDEDQDPYKGWLFVAFGALLKVALRFRWLTVAAMVALLVGAVVAFGNVKQQFFPPSNTPMFYVDMWMPEGTDIRETTKKAEIVESFIREQDDIDFVSVSIGQGMQRFVLTYQPERSYEAYAQFQVRATDRENMFTLLDTLDANLAKKFNEPTFQFKLMEFGPSPASKIEARITGPDPQVLRDLAVKVEDILHTDSGARNIRHDWRERTKELVPAFNESKARRLGISKEDLSSTLQMAFGGRALGYLRDGTHTLPILTRLPEEERVDFESLQNVNIWSPSLQTYIPVDQIIDGVKLDWNEPLIQRRDRKRTLTVLADHDVLSEDTAASLFARVQPKVMALHLPDGYEITWGGEYESSKDAQDALFGSLPMGYLLMFIITILLFNSVKKPLVIWFTVPLSIIGVSFGLLTTNMPFSFTAFLGLLSLSGMILKNGIVLLDQINLELASGKDPYLAIVDSAISRVRPVSMAAVTTILGMIPLVFDAFFGSMAITIMAGLGFATVLTLIVVPVMFAILFRISPNRSK from the coding sequence ACTTATCCAGGGGCAACATCTAAGGAAGTGGAAGAAGAACTCACTTATCCGCTGGAAAAAGAGATTCGTAAACTCCCATATATTGACTTTATTACCTCAACGTCGTCGGATGGCATGTCACAAATCATGGTCAGCATGAAGATGGACTATGGTCCAGACGAGCTGCCACAAATTTGGGACGAAATGCGCCGTAAGATTAATGACCTGCAACCAAATTTACCGCAAGGTGTGCAATCTCTTCAGATCATTGATGATTTCGGTGACGTGTACGGTGTGATGCTGATGTTAACGGGTGACGACTATGACTATGTCGAACTCAAACGCTATGCTGACCATCTAACCCGTGAATTAGAATTGATCGAAGGGGTCGGTAAAGTTGATATTAGTGGCGACCAACAGGAGATGTTGTTTGTCGAGATCTCATTAGATCGCCTTGCGTCTTTAAACATTGACATGAACGTGGTCGCGAGCTTGCTAAACCAACAAAACAGTGTGGTGTCAGCAGGTGAAGTGATGGTCAATGGCGAAAGTCTCATTATTCGTCCTAGCGGTACGCTCAATACTGTAGAAGAGCTAGGAAACCTGATCATTCACGGACGGGATACTGGGAACCTGATCCGCTTGAAGGATGTTGCGACGATTTCACGTGGCATTCAGGAAAAACCAAGCAACGTGATCTTGTTTAACGGCAAAAAAGCGATCAACATTGCGATCTCTTTTGCGTCCGGTGTCAATGTGGTCGAAGTCGGTGAACGTATTGATGCTGAGCTAAGTAATCTTGAGTCCATTAAGCCGGCTGGTCTTGATATGAACTACTTCTACAACCAGGCACAAGAGGTGGATCAGTCCGTAAAGGCTTTCGTCATTAGTCTGGCTGAAGCGGTTGCGATCGTAATCATCGTTCTGCTGTTTACCATGGGGTTACGTAGTGGTGTCATCATCGGTGCCGTACTTCTATTGACGGTGTTTGGTACGTTTATCCTAATGAATTACTACAACATCGAGCTTCATCGGATTTCTCTCGGTGCTTTGATCATTGCTTTAGGTATGCTGGTGGATAATGCAATTGTTGTTGTTGAAGGTATCCTCGTTGGTCTAAAGAAAGGGCGCTCAAAGGTTCAGTCCGCCGTAGATATTGTAAAGCAGACTCAGTGGCCGCTGCTAGGGGCGACCGTAATCGCCATTACGGCATTCGCACCAATCGGGCTTTCGCAAGATGCGACGGGTGAGTTCATGGGCTCGTTGTTTTGGGTGCTTTGCTTCTCGTTGTTCCTGAGCTGGGTAACGGCTATTACGCTGACTCCGTTTTTAGCCAACCTTTTGTTAAAAGAAGAAGATAAAGAAGTTGGTGATGAAGACCAAGACCCTTACAAAGGTTGGCTGTTTGTCGCATTCGGAGCGTTACTCAAGGTTGCTCTGCGTTTTAGATGGTTGACCGTAGCCGCTATGGTGGCATTACTCGTGGGTGCAGTTGTGGCGTTTGGCAATGTTAAACAGCAATTCTTCCCGCCATCTAACACGCCGATGTTTTACGTGGATATGTGGATGCCTGAAGGCACTGATATTCGCGAAACAACGAAAAAAGCAGAAATAGTTGAAAGTTTCATTAGAGAACAAGACGATATAGATTTTGTGTCGGTATCAATCGGTCAAGGTATGCAGCGTTTTGTTCTGACTTACCAGCCCGAGAGAAGCTACGAAGCTTATGCTCAGTTCCAGGTTAGGGCAACGGATCGCGAGAATATGTTCACGCTTCTGGATACGTTGGATGCCAACTTAGCCAAGAAATTTAACGAGCCGACATTTCAGTTTAAGTTGATGGAGTTTGGTCCGTCCCCAGCGTCTAAAATTGAGGCGAGAATTACTGGTCCAGATCCACAGGTACTTAGAGATTTGGCGGTAAAAGTAGAAGACATTTTACATACCGACTCTGGTGCGAGAAATATTCGTCATGACTGGCGTGAGCGCACTAAAGAGCTCGTTCCGGCATTTAATGAGTCGAAGGCGCGTCGATTAGGGATTTCGAAAGAAGATCTGTCAAGCACATTACAGATGGCATTTGGTGGTCGCGCATTAGGTTATTTACGCGACGGAACACACACTCTGCCTATTCTGACCCGACTTCCGGAAGAAGAGCGTGTGGATTTTGAATCTCTGCAAAATGTGAATATCTGGAGCCCATCGCTACAAACTTACATCCCTGTTGATCAAATCATCGATGGTGTGAAGTTAGATTGGAATGAGCCACTGATTCAACGTCGTGACCGTAAGCGTACTTTGACGGTATTGGCTGACCACGATGTGCTGAGTGAAGATACCGCGGCAAGTTTGTTTGCTCGTGTACAACCTAAAGTGATGGCATTACATCTGCCTGATGGTTACGAAATTACATGGGGTGGGGAATACGAGTCATCGAAAGATGCACAAGATGCCTTGTTCGGCTCATTGCCGATGGGTTATTTGCTGATGTTCATCATCACCATCTTACTGTTTAACTCGGTCAAAAAACCGTTAGTTATTTGGTTTACCGTGCCGTTGTCCATTATTGGTGTGTCGTTCGGTTTGTTGACGACAAACATGCCTTTCAGCTTCACCGCATTCTTAGGCTTATTGAGCTTGAGCGGAATGATACTGAAAAACGGTATTGTGTTACTCGATCAAATTAACCTTGAATTGGCATCAGGAAAAGATCCTTATCTCGCTATTGTAGATAGTGCGATAAGCCGTGTTCGCCCAGTAAGTATGGCGGCTGTGACGACCATTTTAGGTATGATTCCCCTCGTTTTTGACGCCTTTTTTGGCTCAATGGCGATAACGATTATGGCAGGACTTGGTTTTGCTACAGTACTGACACTGATAGTAGTGCCAGTGATGTTTGCGATTCTGTTTAGGATAAGTCCCAATCGTAGTAAATAA